One segment of Carya illinoinensis cultivar Pawnee chromosome 1, C.illinoinensisPawnee_v1, whole genome shotgun sequence DNA contains the following:
- the LOC122279607 gene encoding mitogen-activated protein kinase kinase 5-like, which yields MKPVQPPLAAGSNRGLGARRRQDLTLPLPQRDASLAVPLPLPPSSAPNSSSSSASSSSNPNGRNAINFSELERANRIGSGSGGTVYKVIHRPTGRLYALKVIYGTHDDSVRRQICREIEILRDVDNPNVVKCHDMFDHNGEIQVLLEFMDGGSLEGKHIPHEPDLADHARQILSGLAYLHRRHIVHRDIKPSNLLINSRNQVKIADFGVGRILEQTMDPCNSSVGTIAYMSPERINTDLNHGKYDGYAGDIWSLGVSILEFYVGRFPFAVERQGDWASLMVAICMSQPPVAPPTASGDFRHFIACCLQREPSRRWNALQLLKHPFILSNTHTQSQVHGNLHQLLPPPPRSLSS from the coding sequence ATGAAACCGGTTCAACCCCCACTGGCAGCGGGCAGCAATAGAGGGCTAGGGGCTCGTAGGCGGCAGGACCTAACCCTACCTCTCCCACAGCGAGACGCATCTCTAGCCGTCCCTCTCCCTCTTCCCCCATCCTCCGCCCCAAACTCTTCCTCATCCTCCGCTTCCTCGTCCAGTAATCCCAACGGCCGCAACGCGATCAACTTCTCCGAGCTCGAGCGAGCCAACCGTATAGGGAGCGGCAGCGGAGGCACCGTATACAAGGTGATCCACCGCCCCACGGGTCGCCTCTATGCCCTCAAGGTCATCTACGGCACCCACGACGACTCAGTGCGCCGCCAGATCTGCCGCGAGATCGAGATCCTCCGTGACGTCGACAACCCCAACGTCGTCAAGTGCCATGACATGTTTGACCACAACGGCGAGATCCAGGTCCTCCTCGAATTCATGGACGGCGGCTCCCTCGAGGGGAAACACATCCCTCACGAACCCGACCTCGCTGATCATGCCCGCCAGATCCTCTCCGGGCTCGCCTACTTACACCGCCGCCACATCGTCCATCGCGACATCAAGCCCTCCAATCTCCTCATCAACTCCCGAAACCAGGTCAAGATCGCTGATTTCGGAGTCGGCAGGATTCTTGAGCAGACCATGGACCCCTGCAACTCCTCTGTGGGCACCATTGCGTACATGAGCCCCGAGAGGATTAACACGGATCTAAACCACGGTAAATACGATGGCTACGCCGGTGATATATGGAGCTTGGGGGTGAGCATCCTGGAATTCTATGTGGGTAGATTCCCCTTCGCGGTGGAGAGGCAGGGCGATTGGGCCAGCTTGATGGTCGCCATTTGTATGTCCCAACCACCAGTGGCCCCGCCCACCGCTTCCGGAGATTTTCGGCACTTCATTGCCTGTTGTTTGCAGAGGGAGCCGAGTCGCCGCTGGAACGCCTTGCAGTTGTTGAAACATCCTTTCATTTTGAGCAATACTCACACCCAGAGCCAGGTTCATGGGAATCTCCATCAACTTTTACCTCCTCCTCCACGCTCGCTTTCTTCctag
- the LOC122279595 gene encoding tyrosine-sulfated glycopeptide receptor 1-like isoform X1, producing MIPDPQSEKMATSSGTTTLVLSSSYSSYCLVVSVTREGRVQQKRFPCSCLSAMFVRLFTVLILLSSSVSAAAAACNPLDRDSLLSFSQNVSSASSPLNWSYSPDCCDWEGISCKATDDKGDLRVTHLLLPSRALAGTISPSITNLSCLTHLNLSRNSLTGSVPSGLFSSLIQLRILDLSYNRLSGEFPSSSSSFSSGAFQVLDLSSNRFYGAIPSAFFNLADTLTSFNVSNNSFTGSIPTSTFSDGNSSSNSITFLDFSSNQFSGQIVRGLGLCSKLEIFRAGYNDLWGPLPPDIYDAAALKEISIPANNLSGTIGDGILRLTNLTTLELYSNQLQGPIPRDIGKLSNMEHLLLHINKLTGSLPPSLSDCINLTTLNLRVNQLGGDLAAFDFSPLVRLNTLDLGENQFTGNLPPSLYSCRSLKAVRMATNNLTGQILPDIVALQSLVFLSVSNNTLTNFTGAIRNLMACKNLSTLVVSKNFYGEPMPGDDNTLDPEGFQNIQILALGGCGFSGEVPNWLAKLKKLQVLDLSVNRLGGSVPAWLGSLPMLFYIDLSANLLTGEFPVELCQLPALLSQQDYENGQMGQTHLELPVFVMPNNASKQQYNQLSSLPPAIYLNNNSLSGNIPSQIGQLKVLHLLNLNDNNFSGNIPDQVSNLKNLEKLDLSSNHLSGPIPASLKGLNFLSWFSVANNDLQGPIPVGSQFDTFPASSFAGNPRLCGTILQRSCHSSQGVETHKGSNKRLIIGVLMIFLGTGIIVTVLAMWILSKRRVIPRADTDKIDSESISSNSNPLVPLGVDKDTSMVVLFPNNANGIKDLTISEILKATENFSQANIIGCGGFGLVYKATLTNGSKLAIKKLSGDLGLMEREFKAEVEALSTAQHKNLVALQGYSMHEGSRLLMYSYMENGSLDYWLHEKVDGASQLDWPTRLKIAQGASYGVAYMHQICEPHIVHRDIKSSNILLDDKFEAHVADFGLSRLINPYQTHVTTELVGTLGYIPPEYGQSWAATLRGDMYSFGVVMLELLTGKRPMEVFKPKMSRELVVWVQQLRSEGKQDQIFDPLLIGKGFDEEMLQVLDVACMCISQNPFKRPTIQEVVDWLKNVGATPLDQNKE from the exons ATGATCCCCGATCCCCAAAGCGAAAAAATGGCAACTAGCTCAG GTACCACCACTCTTGTCCTGTCTTCTTCTTATTCCTCCTATTGTCTTGTCGTCTCGGTGACAAGGGAAGGGAGAGTACAACAGAAGAGATTCCCCTGCTCCTGCTTATCCGCGATGTTTGTCAGACTGTTTACGGTTCTGATTCTTCTGTCTTCCTCTGTTTCTGCTGCCGCAGCTGCCTGCAACCCCCTCGATCGTgactctctcctctccttctccCAAAACGTTTCTTCCGCTTCCTCTCCTCTCAACTGGAGTTATTCCCCCGATTGCTGCGACTGGGAAGGGATATCTTGCAAGGCTACCGACGACAAAGGTGATCTTCGGGTCACCCATCTTTTGTTACCCTCCAGAGCCCTCGCCGGCACCATCTCCCCATCTATCACGAACCTTAGCTGTCTCACCCACCTCAATCTTTCCCGCAATAGCCTCACCGGTTCTGTTCCTTCCGGATTGTTCTCATCCCTGATTCAGCTCCGTATCCTTGATTTGAGCTATAACCGTCTGTCCGGCGAATTCCCATCATCCTCCTCGTCCTTCAGCAGTGGTGCCTTCCAGGTTTTGGATTTATCTAGCAATCGGTTCTATGGGGCAATCCCGTCTGCATTTTTCAACCTGGCGGATACTTTGACAAGTTTCAACGTGAGTAACAACAGCTTCACGGGCTCTATTCCCACCTCTACCTTCAGTGATGGTAACTCTTCAAGCAACTCGATCACGTTCTTGGATTTCTCCTCCAATCAATTCAGTGGTCAAATTGTCCGTGGGCTTGGATTATGTTCCAAGCTGGAGATTTTCCGAGCCGGTTACAACGATCTCTGGGGACCCCTTCCACCTGACATTTACGATGCTGCGGCACTCAAAGAAATCTCGATACCTGCTAATAATCTCTCCGGAACTATTGGCGATGGTATCCTCCGCCTCACTAACCTTACAACCCTCGAACTATACTCTAACCAATTGCAAGGCCCCATACCCAGGGATATTGGCAAGCTCTCCAACATGGAACATCTGCTTCTTCACATCAACAAGCTTACTGGTTCTCTGCCCCCATCTCTTTCGGATTGCATCAATCTCACCACATTGAATTTACGGGTGAACCAATTGGGGGGAGATCTCGCTGCCTTCGACTTCTCCCCACTTGTCCGCCTCAATACCCTTGACCTTGGCGAAAACCAGTTCACCGGTAACCTCCCTCCAAGCCTTTACTCTTGCAGGTCATTAAAAGCTGTTAGAATGGCCACTAATAACCTCACAGGGCAGATACTGCCCGACATAGTTGCGCTGCAATCTCTCGTTTTCCTCTCTGTTTCTAACAACACGCTGACAAACTTCACCGGGGCAATCAGGAATCTGATGGCGTGCAAGAACCTCAGTACTCTTGTAGTCTCCAAAAATTTCTATGGTGAACCAATGCCAGGTGATGACAACACATTGGATCCAGAGGGATTCCAAAATATCCAAATTTTAGCTTTGGGTGGTTGCGGTTTCTCTGGTGAAGTGCCCAACTGGCTTGCTAAGCTTAAGAAACTTCAGGTCTTGGACTTGTCTGTTAATAGGCTCGGAGGTTCAGTTCCTGCTTGGTTGGGTAGTCTGCCTATGCTTTTCTACATAGACTTGTCTGCTAACCTCCTCACTGGAGAATTTCCCGTGGAGCTCTGCCAACTGCCAGCGCTTTTGTCACAACAGGATTATGAAAACGGTCAAATGGGCCAGACTCATCTGGAATTGCCAGTCTTTGTTATGCCCAATAATGCTAGCAAGCAACAGTACAATCAGCTGTCCAGCCTTCCTCCAGCTATATACCTGAATAACAACAGCCTTAGTGGCAATATCCCTTCTCAGATTGGGCAATTGAAGGTTCTTCATTTGTTGAATCTCAATGACAATAACTTCTCTGGCAATATTCCAGATCAAGTTTCTAACCTCAAAAACTTGGAGAAGTTGGATCTCTCCTCAAACCACCTATCTGGCCCAATCCCTGCTTCACTTAAAGGTCTAAATTTCTTATCTTGGTTCAGTGTTGCAAACAATGATCTTCAAGGACCAATACCGGTGGGAAGTCAGTTTGACACTTTTCCCGCTTCCAGTTTTGCCGGGAATCCACGGTTGTGTGGCACAATCCTGCAGCGCTCTTGCCATAGTTCACAAGGAGTTGAAACTCATAAAGGCTCGAACAAAAGGCTTATTATTGGAGTCCTCATGATCTTTTTGGGAACTGGTATTATTGTCACCGTGCTAGCAATGTGGATATTGTCTAAGAGGAGGGTAATTCCAAGAGCGGACACTGACAAGATTGATTCTGAGTCAATTTCTAGCAACTCCAATCCACTGGTTCCTCTTGGGGTTGACAAGGATACCAGCATGGTAGTATTGTTCCCAAACAATGCTAACGGAATCAAGGATCTCACTATATCTGAAATCTTGAAAGCCACAGAAAATTTTAGTCAGGCTAACATCATAGGCTGTGGGGGTTTTGGTTTGGTTTATAAGGCAACATTGACAAATGGCAGCAAGTTGGCTATTAAAAAACTCTCAGGAGATTTGGGACTGATGGAAAGGGAATTCAAAGCAGAGGTAGAGGCTCTGTCCACAGCCCAACACAAGAACCTGGTTGCCTTGCAAGGTTATAGCATGCATGAGGGCTCTCGGCTACTAATGTATTCCTACATGGAGAATGGAAGTCTGGATTACTGGTTGCATGAGAAGGTCGATGGTGCATCTCAACTAGATTGGCCAACTCGACTGAAAATTGCACAGGGAGCGAGCTACGGGGTGGCTTACATGCACCAGATATGCGAGCCACACATTGTGCATCGTGACATCAAGTCCAGCAACATCCTCCTTGATGACAAGTTTGAAGCACATGTTGCAGATTTCGGATTGTCCCGATTGATTAATCCTTATCAGACTCATGTTACAACTGAGCTTGTTGGTACCTTGGGGTACATTCCCCCTGAGTACGGGCAATCATGGGCAGCCACTTTGAGGGGAGACATGTACAGTTTTGGGGTTGTTATGCTTGAGCTACTCACTGGGAAGAGGCCTATGGAGGTATTCAAACCGAAGATGTCCAGGGAGTTGGTTGTCTGGGTGCAGCAACTGAGAAGTGAAGGCAAACAAGACCAAATCTTCGACCCTCTCCTTATAGGGAAGGGCTTTGATGAGGAGATGCTGCAGGTCCTTGATGTGGCCTGCATGTGCATCAGCCAGAATCCTTTCAAGAGACCAACCATCCAGGAAGTTGTCGATTGGCTGAAGAATGTAGGTGCAACACCCCTAGACCAGAATAAGGAGTAG
- the LOC122279595 gene encoding tyrosine-sulfated glycopeptide receptor 1-like isoform X2: MFVRLFTVLILLSSSVSAAAAACNPLDRDSLLSFSQNVSSASSPLNWSYSPDCCDWEGISCKATDDKGDLRVTHLLLPSRALAGTISPSITNLSCLTHLNLSRNSLTGSVPSGLFSSLIQLRILDLSYNRLSGEFPSSSSSFSSGAFQVLDLSSNRFYGAIPSAFFNLADTLTSFNVSNNSFTGSIPTSTFSDGNSSSNSITFLDFSSNQFSGQIVRGLGLCSKLEIFRAGYNDLWGPLPPDIYDAAALKEISIPANNLSGTIGDGILRLTNLTTLELYSNQLQGPIPRDIGKLSNMEHLLLHINKLTGSLPPSLSDCINLTTLNLRVNQLGGDLAAFDFSPLVRLNTLDLGENQFTGNLPPSLYSCRSLKAVRMATNNLTGQILPDIVALQSLVFLSVSNNTLTNFTGAIRNLMACKNLSTLVVSKNFYGEPMPGDDNTLDPEGFQNIQILALGGCGFSGEVPNWLAKLKKLQVLDLSVNRLGGSVPAWLGSLPMLFYIDLSANLLTGEFPVELCQLPALLSQQDYENGQMGQTHLELPVFVMPNNASKQQYNQLSSLPPAIYLNNNSLSGNIPSQIGQLKVLHLLNLNDNNFSGNIPDQVSNLKNLEKLDLSSNHLSGPIPASLKGLNFLSWFSVANNDLQGPIPVGSQFDTFPASSFAGNPRLCGTILQRSCHSSQGVETHKGSNKRLIIGVLMIFLGTGIIVTVLAMWILSKRRVIPRADTDKIDSESISSNSNPLVPLGVDKDTSMVVLFPNNANGIKDLTISEILKATENFSQANIIGCGGFGLVYKATLTNGSKLAIKKLSGDLGLMEREFKAEVEALSTAQHKNLVALQGYSMHEGSRLLMYSYMENGSLDYWLHEKVDGASQLDWPTRLKIAQGASYGVAYMHQICEPHIVHRDIKSSNILLDDKFEAHVADFGLSRLINPYQTHVTTELVGTLGYIPPEYGQSWAATLRGDMYSFGVVMLELLTGKRPMEVFKPKMSRELVVWVQQLRSEGKQDQIFDPLLIGKGFDEEMLQVLDVACMCISQNPFKRPTIQEVVDWLKNVGATPLDQNKE; encoded by the coding sequence ATGTTTGTCAGACTGTTTACGGTTCTGATTCTTCTGTCTTCCTCTGTTTCTGCTGCCGCAGCTGCCTGCAACCCCCTCGATCGTgactctctcctctccttctccCAAAACGTTTCTTCCGCTTCCTCTCCTCTCAACTGGAGTTATTCCCCCGATTGCTGCGACTGGGAAGGGATATCTTGCAAGGCTACCGACGACAAAGGTGATCTTCGGGTCACCCATCTTTTGTTACCCTCCAGAGCCCTCGCCGGCACCATCTCCCCATCTATCACGAACCTTAGCTGTCTCACCCACCTCAATCTTTCCCGCAATAGCCTCACCGGTTCTGTTCCTTCCGGATTGTTCTCATCCCTGATTCAGCTCCGTATCCTTGATTTGAGCTATAACCGTCTGTCCGGCGAATTCCCATCATCCTCCTCGTCCTTCAGCAGTGGTGCCTTCCAGGTTTTGGATTTATCTAGCAATCGGTTCTATGGGGCAATCCCGTCTGCATTTTTCAACCTGGCGGATACTTTGACAAGTTTCAACGTGAGTAACAACAGCTTCACGGGCTCTATTCCCACCTCTACCTTCAGTGATGGTAACTCTTCAAGCAACTCGATCACGTTCTTGGATTTCTCCTCCAATCAATTCAGTGGTCAAATTGTCCGTGGGCTTGGATTATGTTCCAAGCTGGAGATTTTCCGAGCCGGTTACAACGATCTCTGGGGACCCCTTCCACCTGACATTTACGATGCTGCGGCACTCAAAGAAATCTCGATACCTGCTAATAATCTCTCCGGAACTATTGGCGATGGTATCCTCCGCCTCACTAACCTTACAACCCTCGAACTATACTCTAACCAATTGCAAGGCCCCATACCCAGGGATATTGGCAAGCTCTCCAACATGGAACATCTGCTTCTTCACATCAACAAGCTTACTGGTTCTCTGCCCCCATCTCTTTCGGATTGCATCAATCTCACCACATTGAATTTACGGGTGAACCAATTGGGGGGAGATCTCGCTGCCTTCGACTTCTCCCCACTTGTCCGCCTCAATACCCTTGACCTTGGCGAAAACCAGTTCACCGGTAACCTCCCTCCAAGCCTTTACTCTTGCAGGTCATTAAAAGCTGTTAGAATGGCCACTAATAACCTCACAGGGCAGATACTGCCCGACATAGTTGCGCTGCAATCTCTCGTTTTCCTCTCTGTTTCTAACAACACGCTGACAAACTTCACCGGGGCAATCAGGAATCTGATGGCGTGCAAGAACCTCAGTACTCTTGTAGTCTCCAAAAATTTCTATGGTGAACCAATGCCAGGTGATGACAACACATTGGATCCAGAGGGATTCCAAAATATCCAAATTTTAGCTTTGGGTGGTTGCGGTTTCTCTGGTGAAGTGCCCAACTGGCTTGCTAAGCTTAAGAAACTTCAGGTCTTGGACTTGTCTGTTAATAGGCTCGGAGGTTCAGTTCCTGCTTGGTTGGGTAGTCTGCCTATGCTTTTCTACATAGACTTGTCTGCTAACCTCCTCACTGGAGAATTTCCCGTGGAGCTCTGCCAACTGCCAGCGCTTTTGTCACAACAGGATTATGAAAACGGTCAAATGGGCCAGACTCATCTGGAATTGCCAGTCTTTGTTATGCCCAATAATGCTAGCAAGCAACAGTACAATCAGCTGTCCAGCCTTCCTCCAGCTATATACCTGAATAACAACAGCCTTAGTGGCAATATCCCTTCTCAGATTGGGCAATTGAAGGTTCTTCATTTGTTGAATCTCAATGACAATAACTTCTCTGGCAATATTCCAGATCAAGTTTCTAACCTCAAAAACTTGGAGAAGTTGGATCTCTCCTCAAACCACCTATCTGGCCCAATCCCTGCTTCACTTAAAGGTCTAAATTTCTTATCTTGGTTCAGTGTTGCAAACAATGATCTTCAAGGACCAATACCGGTGGGAAGTCAGTTTGACACTTTTCCCGCTTCCAGTTTTGCCGGGAATCCACGGTTGTGTGGCACAATCCTGCAGCGCTCTTGCCATAGTTCACAAGGAGTTGAAACTCATAAAGGCTCGAACAAAAGGCTTATTATTGGAGTCCTCATGATCTTTTTGGGAACTGGTATTATTGTCACCGTGCTAGCAATGTGGATATTGTCTAAGAGGAGGGTAATTCCAAGAGCGGACACTGACAAGATTGATTCTGAGTCAATTTCTAGCAACTCCAATCCACTGGTTCCTCTTGGGGTTGACAAGGATACCAGCATGGTAGTATTGTTCCCAAACAATGCTAACGGAATCAAGGATCTCACTATATCTGAAATCTTGAAAGCCACAGAAAATTTTAGTCAGGCTAACATCATAGGCTGTGGGGGTTTTGGTTTGGTTTATAAGGCAACATTGACAAATGGCAGCAAGTTGGCTATTAAAAAACTCTCAGGAGATTTGGGACTGATGGAAAGGGAATTCAAAGCAGAGGTAGAGGCTCTGTCCACAGCCCAACACAAGAACCTGGTTGCCTTGCAAGGTTATAGCATGCATGAGGGCTCTCGGCTACTAATGTATTCCTACATGGAGAATGGAAGTCTGGATTACTGGTTGCATGAGAAGGTCGATGGTGCATCTCAACTAGATTGGCCAACTCGACTGAAAATTGCACAGGGAGCGAGCTACGGGGTGGCTTACATGCACCAGATATGCGAGCCACACATTGTGCATCGTGACATCAAGTCCAGCAACATCCTCCTTGATGACAAGTTTGAAGCACATGTTGCAGATTTCGGATTGTCCCGATTGATTAATCCTTATCAGACTCATGTTACAACTGAGCTTGTTGGTACCTTGGGGTACATTCCCCCTGAGTACGGGCAATCATGGGCAGCCACTTTGAGGGGAGACATGTACAGTTTTGGGGTTGTTATGCTTGAGCTACTCACTGGGAAGAGGCCTATGGAGGTATTCAAACCGAAGATGTCCAGGGAGTTGGTTGTCTGGGTGCAGCAACTGAGAAGTGAAGGCAAACAAGACCAAATCTTCGACCCTCTCCTTATAGGGAAGGGCTTTGATGAGGAGATGCTGCAGGTCCTTGATGTGGCCTGCATGTGCATCAGCCAGAATCCTTTCAAGAGACCAACCATCCAGGAAGTTGTCGATTGGCTGAAGAATGTAGGTGCAACACCCCTAGACCAGAATAAGGAGTAG
- the LOC122279611 gene encoding ATPase 10, plasma membrane-type: MAEDLDKPLLDPENFNRDGIDLERIPLEEVFEQLRTSRGGLSTEDAEARVKIFGLNRLEEKPENKFLKFLSFMWNPLSWVMEAAAIMAIVLANGGGEGPDWQDFVGIVCLLIINSTISFIEENNAGNAAAALMARLAPKTKVLRDGEWQEQDAAVLVPGDIISIKLGDIIPADARLLEGDPLKIDQSALTGESLPVTKRTGDEVYSGSTCKHGEIEAVVIATGVHSFFGKAAHLVDSTEVVGHFQQVLTAIGNFCICSIAVGMILEIVVMFPVQHRSYRNGINNLLVLLIGGIPIAMPTVLSVTLAIGSHRLSQQGAITKRMTAIEEMAGMDVLCSDKTGTLTLNRLTVDRNLIEVFNKDMDKDTVVLLAARAARQENQDAIDAAITNMLADPKEARANIKEVHFLPFNPVDKRTAITYIDSDGNWHRASKGAPEQILDLCREKDEIAGKVHVIIDKFAERGLRSLGVAYQEIPERTKESPGSPWTFCGLLPLFDPPRHDSAETIRRALNLGVNVKMITGDQLAIAKETGRRLGMGTNMYPSSSLLGRNKDEHEALPVDELIEKADGFAGVFPEHKYEIVKILQEKKHVVGMTGDGVNDAPALKKADIGIAVADATDAARSASDIVLTEPGLSVIVSAVLTSRAIFQRMKNYTIYAVSITIRIVLGFVLLALIWEYDFPPFMVLIIAILNDGTIMTISQDRVKPSPMPDSWKLNEIFATGVVIGTYLALVTVLFYWIVVDTTFFETHFHVRSLSSNTEEVSSAVYLQVSIISQALIFVTRSQGWSFLERPGTLLMIAFVVAQLVATVIAVYANISFASISGIGWGWAGVIWLYSLIFYIPLDIIKFIVRYALSGEAWNLVFDRKTAFTSKKDYGKEDREAKWILSQRSLQGLMSPELETNGKRSSLIAEQARRRAEIARLGEIHTLRGHVESVVRLKKLDLDLIQSAHTV, from the exons ATGGCTGAAGATTTGGATAAACCATTGCTAGATCCCGAGAATTTCAATCGAGATGGGATCGATTTG GAGCGCATACCATTGGAAGAGGTTTTTGAACAGCTTAGAACATCACGGGGAGGACTTTCAACTGAAGATGCTGAAGCCCGAGTGAAGATTTTTGGCCTAAACAGGCTCGAAGAGAAGCCA GAgaacaaatttttgaaatttctaaGTTTTATGTGGAATCCCTTGTCATGGGTTATGGAAGCTGCAGCAATAATGGCAATTGTCCTTGCCAATGGCGGA GGGGAGGGTCCTGACTGGCAAGACTTTGTAGGGATCGTTTGCCTACTCATTATCAATTCAACAATCAGTTTTATTGAGGAAAACAATGCAGGGAATGCTGCAGCAGCACTTATGGCCCGTTTAGCTCCTAAAACGAAG GTTCTCAGAGATGGGGAGTGGCAGGAGCAAGATGCAGCTGTCTTGGTACCAGGAGATATAATTAGCATAAAGCTTGGAGACATCATTCCTGCTGATGCTCGCCTGCTTGAAGGAGACCCACTAAAAATTGACCAG TCGGCTCTTACTGGGGAGTCTCTACCTGTCACTAAGAGGACAGGTGATGAAGTATATTCTGGTTCAACATGTAAGCATGGAGAGATTGAAGCTGTAGTGATAGCAACTGGTGTCCACTCTTTTTTCGGAAAAGCAGCACATTTAGTTGACAGCACCGAAGTTGTTGGTCATTTCCAGCAG GTCCTTACAGCCATAGGGAACTTTTGCATTTGCTCTATAGCTGTGGGAATGATTCTCGAGATTGTTGTCATGTTCCCTGTACAGCATCGTTCATACAGGAATGGAATTAACAACCTTCTTGTTCTCTTAATTGGAGGAATACCCATTGCTATGCCGACTGTATTATCTGTGACACTTGCTATTGGTTCTCATCGACTATCTCAACAG GGTGCCATTACAAAAAGGATGACTGCAATTGAAGAAATGGCAGGAATGGATGTCCTTTGCAGTGATAAAACTGGAACTCTTACTCTCAATCGCCTCACTGTTGATCGGAACCTTATTGAG GTTTTTAACAAAGATATGGACAAAGACACAGTTGTCTTGCTTGCAGCCAGAGCAGCAAGGCAGGAAAATCAAGATGCTATTGATGCAGCCATCACTAACATGCTTGCTGATCCAAAAGAG GCACGCGCAAATATCAAGGAAGTGCATTTCCTTCCATTCAATCCAGTGGACAAACGTACTGCAATTACATACATTGATTCTGATGGTAACTGGCATCGTGCCAGCAAAGGAGCTCCCGAACAG ATTCTTGATCTTTGCCGAGAGAAAGACGAGATTGCTGGAAAAGTGCATGTTATCATTGACAAATTTGCCGAGAGGGGGTTGCGATCTCTAGGAGTTGCTTATCAG GAAATTCCTGAAAGAACTAAGGAGTCTCCTGGAAGTCCTTGGACATTTTGTGGTTTGTTACCCTTGTTTGATCCTCCAAGACATGATAGTGCTGAGACCATCCGCAGAGCTCTTAACCTTGGAGTCAATGTTAAGATGATTACAG GTGATCAGTTGGCAATTGCAAAGGAGACAGGCCGACGACTTGGTATGGGAACAAACATGTACCCCTCTTCTTCATTATTGGGCCGTAACAAAGATGAACACGAAGCTCTTCCAGTGGATGAGCTCATTGAAAAGGCAGATGGCTTTGCTGGTGTATTTCCTG AACATAAGTACGAAATTGTGAaaattttacaagaaaaaaagCATGTGGTTGGAATGACTGGAGATGGCGTGAATGATGCACCTGCTCTAAAGAAAGCAGATATTGGAATAGCAGTGGCAGATGCTACAGATGCTGCAAGAAGTGCTTCTGATATAGTCCTAACTGAACCTGGCTTAAGTGTGATTGTCAGTGCTGTGTTAACTAGCAGAGCTATATTCCAAAGAATGAAGAATTATACA ATATATGCTGTCTCCATAACCATAAGGATTGTG CTTGGTTTTGTGCTTCTAGCCTTGATATGGGAGTATGACTTCCCACCTTTCATGGTTCTGATAATAGCAATACTGAATGACG GGACAATCATGACTATTTCTCAAGATCGGGTAAAGCCATCTCCCATGCCTGACAGTTGGAAGCtgaatgaaatatttgcaaCTGGAGTTGTCATTGGCAcgtatcttgctttggttactGTTTTATTTTACTGGATTGTAGTGGACACCACTTTTTTTGAG ACTCACTTCCACGTAAGGTCCTTATCCAGCAACACTGAGGAAGTTTCATCAGCTGTATATTTGCAAGTTAGCATCATCAGCCAGGCTCTCATATTTGTTACACGCAGTCAGGGGTGGTCATTTCTAGAGAGGCCAGGAACTCTCTTGATGATTGCTTTTGTGGTGGCACAACTG GTCGCCACTGTAATTGCTGTCTATGCAAATATAAGCTTTGCTTCCATTAGTGGCATTGGATGGGGATGGGCAGGTGTTATATGGTTATATAGTTTGATCTTCTACATACCACTGGATATAATTAAGTTCATAGTGCGCTACGCATTGAGTGGAGAAGCATGGAATCTTGTGTTCGATAGAAAG ACAGCTTTTACTTCTAAGAAAGATTATGGGAAGGAAGATCGGGAGGCGAAGTGGATACTTTCTCAAAGAAGTCTACAAGGATTGATGTCTCCAGAATTGGAGACTAATGGGAAGCGATCATCTTTGATTGCTGAACAGGCCAGGCGGCGTGCTGAAATAGCCAG GCTAGGGGAGATACATACTCTGAGAGGTCATGTAGAGTCTGTAGTAAGGCTTAAAAAGTTGGACTTGGATTTGATCCAATCGGCTCATACAGTCTGA